One Fontisphaera persica DNA window includes the following coding sequences:
- the gltA gene encoding NADPH-dependent glutamate synthase has translation MKQPLPMKERLQLPRQKMPEQPPEARTANFTEVNLGFSEQLALLEAHRCIQCKEARCIQGCPVRVNIPQFIKLVAEGDLAGAARSLLRDNALPAITGRVCPQETQCEVECVRGIKGAPVAIGHLERFVADWAYRNAHHLELPKAAPTGRRVAVVGSGPAGLTAAGELAAMGHEVTVYEALHKPGGVLVYGIPEFRLPKQIVKQEVERLQKAGVKIECNVVIGRTYTLPELRQRFDAVFLANGAGLPVFMQVPGENSKGVYSANEYLTRVNLMAAFAKSDTPVLKGRHVAVVGGGNVAMDAARTAKRLGADASMIVYRRTKAEMPARVEEVHHAEEEGIQFEFLAAPLEVLHDEKRWVTGLRCQRMALGEPDAKGRRRPVPVPGSEFTLPCDVVVVAIGSRANPLLTSTCPELALDERGHIKTDERGMTNLPGVFAGGDIVRGAATVILAMGDGKNAARAIDDYLKGLPR, from the coding sequence ATGAAACAACCCCTGCCCATGAAGGAGCGCCTGCAGTTGCCCCGGCAAAAGATGCCGGAGCAACCGCCCGAAGCGCGCACCGCCAATTTTACCGAGGTGAACCTCGGTTTTTCCGAGCAACTGGCCCTGCTGGAGGCGCACCGTTGCATCCAGTGCAAGGAAGCCCGCTGCATCCAGGGCTGCCCGGTGCGGGTGAACATTCCCCAGTTCATCAAGCTGGTGGCGGAAGGCGACCTGGCCGGCGCGGCGCGGAGCTTGCTGCGCGACAACGCGCTGCCGGCCATTACCGGCCGCGTGTGCCCGCAGGAGACGCAATGCGAAGTGGAATGCGTGCGCGGCATCAAGGGCGCGCCGGTGGCCATTGGGCATCTGGAGCGTTTTGTGGCCGATTGGGCCTACCGCAACGCGCATCACCTGGAGCTGCCCAAGGCCGCGCCCACCGGCCGCCGCGTGGCGGTGGTGGGGTCCGGCCCCGCCGGCCTCACGGCGGCGGGCGAGCTGGCGGCGATGGGGCACGAGGTCACGGTGTACGAGGCGTTGCACAAACCCGGCGGCGTGCTGGTCTATGGCATTCCGGAGTTTCGCCTGCCCAAGCAGATTGTGAAGCAGGAGGTGGAGCGCCTGCAAAAGGCGGGGGTGAAAATCGAGTGCAACGTGGTCATTGGCCGCACTTACACCCTGCCGGAGCTGCGCCAGCGGTTTGACGCCGTGTTTCTGGCCAACGGCGCGGGCCTGCCGGTGTTCATGCAGGTGCCCGGGGAAAATTCCAAGGGCGTCTATTCGGCCAACGAATACCTGACGCGCGTCAACTTGATGGCGGCGTTTGCCAAATCCGACACCCCGGTGTTGAAAGGCCGGCACGTGGCGGTGGTGGGCGGCGGCAATGTGGCCATGGACGCTGCCCGCACGGCCAAACGCCTGGGGGCCGATGCCTCGATGATTGTTTATCGGCGCACCAAGGCCGAGATGCCCGCCCGGGTGGAAGAAGTGCATCACGCCGAGGAGGAGGGCATTCAGTTTGAATTTCTGGCCGCGCCGCTGGAGGTGTTGCACGATGAAAAGCGGTGGGTCACCGGCCTGCGCTGCCAGCGCATGGCGTTAGGCGAGCCGGACGCTAAGGGCCGCCGCCGCCCCGTGCCGGTGCCCGGGTCGGAGTTCACCCTGCCTTGCGATGTGGTGGTGGTGGCGATTGGTTCACGGGCCAATCCGCTGCTGACCTCCACCTGCCCCGAGCTGGCGCTGGATGAACGCGGCCACATCAAAACGGACGAGCGCGGCATGACGAATCTGCCGGGGGTGTTTGCCGGGGGCGACATCGTCCGCGGCGCCGCCACGGTCATTCTGGCAATGGGTGACGGCAAAAATGCGGCGCGGGCCATTGATGACTACCTGAAGGGCCTGCCACGCTAA